One window from the genome of Balaenoptera musculus isolate JJ_BM4_2016_0621 chromosome 3, mBalMus1.pri.v3, whole genome shotgun sequence encodes:
- the LOC118892595 gene encoding LOW QUALITY PROTEIN: olfactory receptor 1I1 (The sequence of the model RefSeq protein was modified relative to this genomic sequence to represent the inferred CDS: inserted 2 bases in 2 codons; deleted 1 base in 1 codon; substituted 4 bases at 4 genomic stop codons): MEPENXTAVSEFLLLGLSEKSKHQIFLWAVPLTYLVTIFGNLLTILASITDTHLHTPMHFFLSNLSLVDVFLSSTTVPKMLVNLWTQSQAIPFAGCLTQMYAFHLFGTIDSFLLAVMVIDRFTAIVHPLCYLAIMSPRVWGLLVGGPXLITNLRSLVHTCLMAQLTFCAGSEIPHFFCDLIPLPKLSGSDTHTNEPVIFPFGIILGISSLTCILFSYTSIFQAVFKILSAQVKWKAFSTCSSHLTVVSLYYGTIFAVYLQPASPXSSQKDKAAALMCGVVIPMLNPFIYSLRNKDMKAALRKLVGKVAPSSPRAEXLFGTYHVPGPLFSAXDTGIHPISXPQGIQSLVGVRDLSINNHRATW, encoded by the exons ATGGAGCCAGAAAACTGAACAGCAGTCTCAGAATTCCTCCTCCTGGGACTCTCGGAAAAGTCAAAGCATCAGATCTTCCTCTGGGCTGTTCCTCTCACGTACCTGGTCACCATCTTTGGAAACCTGCTCACCATCCTGGCCAGCATCACAGACACCCACCTCCACACACCCATGCACTTCTTCCTCTCCAACCTGTCCCTGGTCGACGTCTTCTTGTCTTCCACCACCGTCCCCAAGATGCTGGTGAATCTCTGGACTCAGAGCCAAGCCATCCCCTTTGCAGGCTGCCTCACCCAGATGTATGCCTTCCACCTGTTCGGGACCATAGACAGCTTCCTCCTGGCCGTGATGGTCATTGATAGGTTCACGGCCATTGTCCACCCTCTGTGCTACTTGGCCATCATGAGCCCCCGTGTGTGGGGGCTGCTGGTGGGGGGTCCGTGACTGATCACCAACCTCCGGTCCCTTGTGCACACCTGCCTCATGGCTCAACTGACCTTCTGTGCCGGCTCTGAAATCCCCCACTTCTTCTGCGACCTCATACCCCTGCCGAAGCTCTCCGgctcagacacacacaccaaCGAGCCGGTGATCTTTCCTTTCGGCATCATCTTGGGCATCAGCTCCCTCACGTGCATCCTCTTCTCTTATACTTCCATTTTCCAGGCAGTCTTCAAGATCCTTTCTGCTCAGGTCAAATGGAAAGCCTTCTCCACTTGCAGCTCACACCTCACCGTGGTGTCACTATACTATGGCACCATCTTCGCTGTGTACCTGCAGCCCGCATCTC GCTCCTCCCAGAAGGACAAGGCGGCTGCCCTGATGTGTGGGGTGGTCATCCCCATGCTGAACCCCTTTATCTACAGCCTAAGGAACAAGGACATGAAGGCAGCCCTAAGGAAGCTGGTCGGCAAAGTAGCCCCCTCT AGTCCTAGGGCAGAATAGTTGTTCGGCACCTACCATGTTCCAGGACCACTGTTCAGTGCCTGAGACACAGGGATACATcccatct gccctcaaggCATTCAGAGTCTGGTGGGGGTTAGAGACCTGTCAATAAATAATCACAGAGCAACTTGGTAA
- the SYDE1 gene encoding rho GTPase-activating protein SYDE1, with the protein MAEPLLRKTFSRLRGREKLPRKKSDAKERGRPAQRPEPSPPEPEPQAPEGSQAGAEGPPSPEASRSPARGAYLQSLEPSSRRWVLGGAKPPDEATLGPGAAGSREPAGEIWYNPIPEEDPRLSAPELPGPQPGSAEPESLASPGAAPASPPNKASRTKSPGPARRLSMKMKKLPELRRRLSLRSTRAGRERERAAPAGSVISRYHLDSSVGTPGRAAVSEGARGLRAGYLSDGDSPERPAGPPSPTAFRPYEVGPSARTPPTALWGRLSLHLYGLGGLRPAPGATPRDLCCLLQVDGVARARTGPLRGGPDFLRLDHTFHLELEAARLLRALVLAWDPGVRRHRPCAQGTVLLPTVFRGCEAQQLAVRLEPQGLLYAKLTLSEQQEAPGTAEPRVFGLPLPLLVEREQSPGQVPLIIQKCVGQIERRGLRVVGLYRLCGSAAVKKELRDAFERDSAAVCLSEDLYPDINVITGILKDYLRELPTPLITQPLYQVVLEAMAREPPSRAPSSTEGTRGLLSCLPDVERATLTLLLDHLRLVSSFHAHNRMTPQNLAVCFGPVLLPARQAPARPRIRSSGPGLSNAVDFKRHIEVLHYLLQAWPDPRRPPEAPELVPYLRPKRQPPLHLPLASPEVVTRPRGRGGPESPPSNRYAGDWSVCGRDFLPCGRDFLSGPDYDHVTGSDSEDEDEEAGEPTVATDFEDDFEAPFNPHLNLKDFDALIMDLERELSKQINVCL; encoded by the exons ATGGCCGAGCCGCTACTCAGGAAAACCTTCTCCCGCCTTCGGGGCCGGGAGAAACTTCCCCGGAAAAAGTCGGACGCGAAGGAGCGCG GCCGCCCAGCCCAGCGCCCGGAGCCCAGTCCTCCAGAACCAGAGCCCCAGGCCCCGGAAGGATCCcaggctggagcagaggggcCCCCCAGCCCCGAGGCATCTCGGAGCCCGGCTCGGGGTGCCTACCTGCAGAGCCTGGAGCCCAGCAGCCGCCGATGGGTGCTGGGCGGGGCCAAGCCACCAGATGAGGCCACCTTGGGGCCCGGGGCAGCTGGCAGTAGGGAGCCTGCTGGTGAGATCTGGTACAACCCCATCCCTGAGGAGGACCCCAGACTCTCGGCACCTGAGCTCCCAGGCCCACAGCCAGGCTCAGCTGAGCCGGAGAGCCTGGCCTCCCCAG GCGCAGCCCCCGCCAGTCCCCCAAACAAAGCCTCCCGCACCAAGTCCCCAGGCCCGGCCAGGCGCCTCTCAATGAAGATGAAGAAGCTGCCTGAGCTGCGGCGCCGCCTGAGTCTGCGGAGCACCCGGGCTGGCCGAGAGCGTGAGCGAGCCGCCCCCGCGGGGTCCGTCATCAGCCGTTACCACCTGGACAGCAGCGTGGGGACCCCGGGGCGGGCGGCAGTGTCTGAGGGCGCACGGGGCCTGAGGGCCGGTTACCTCAGTGATGGCGACTCTCCTGAGCGCCCAGCGGGGCCCCCGTCGCCCACCGCCTTCCGCCCCTATGAGGTGGGCCCATCGGCCCGGACGCCCCCCACTGCACTCTGGGGCCGCCTCAGCCTGCACCTGTACGGGCTGGGGGGGCTGCGACCGGCACCTGGGGCCACTCCGCGAGACCTCTGCTGCCTGCTGCAGGTGGATGGGGTGGCCCGGGCCCGAACGGGGCCGCTGCGTGGGGGGCCAGACTTCCTGCGGCTGGACCACACCTTCCACCTGGAACTCGAGGCCGCGCGGCTGCTGCGGGCCCTGGTGCTGGCGTGGGACCCCGGCGTTCGGCGGCACCGGCCCTGCGCCCAGGGTACTGTGCTGCTGCCCACGGTTTTCCGAG GGTGCGAGGCCCAGCAGCTggctgtgcgcctggagccccaAGGGCTGCTCTATGCCAAGCTGACCCTGTCGGAGCAACAGGAAGCACCAGGCACAGCTGAGCCCCGAGTCTTCGGGCTGCCCCTGCCGCTGCTCGTGGAGCGGGAGCAGTCCCCGGGCCAGGTGCCCCTCATCATCCAGAAGTGTGTTGGGCAGATCGAGCGCCGAGGGCTACGG GTAGTGGGGCTGTACCGTCTGTGCGGCTCAGCAGCCGTGAAGAAAGAGCTTCGAGATGCCTTTGAGCGGGACAGTGCAGCTGTCTGCCTCTCCGAGGACCTGTACCCCGATATCAATGTCATCACTG GCATCCTCAAGGATTATCTTCGGGAGTTGCCTACCCCGCTCATCACCCAGCCCCTCTATCAGGTGGTGTTGGAGGCCATGGCCCGAGAGCCCCCAAGCAGGGCTCCTTCCAGCACTGAGGGCACCCGTGGGCTCCTCAGCTGCCTGCCAGATGTGGAAAGG GCTACACTGACGCTTCTCCTGGACCACCTGCGCCTTGTCTCCTCCTTCCACGCCCACAACCGCATGACTCCGCAGAACCTGGCCGTTTGCTTCGGTCCTGTGCTGCTGCCGGCGCGCCAGGCACCCGCCAGGCCCCGCATCCGCAGCTCTGGCCCGGGCCTCTCGAATGCAGTGGACTTCAAGCGCCACATCGAGGTGCTGCACTACCTGCTGCAAGCCTGGCCAG aTCCACGCAGGCCCCCCGAGGCTCCGGAGCTCGTCCCTTACCTGCGGCCCAAACGACAGCCGCCGCTGCACTTGCCGCTAGCGAGCCCCGAAGTGGTGACTCGGCCCCGCGGCCGGGGCGGCCCCGAGAGTCCCCCGAGCAACCGCTACGCCGGTGACTGGAGCGTTTGTGGGCGGGACTTCCTGCCTTGTGGGCGGGACTTCCTATCCGGGCCGGACTACGACCACGTGACGGGCAGCGACAGCGAAGACGAGGACGAAGAGGCTGGCGAGCCGACGGTCGCCACCGACTTCGAAGACGACTTCGAGGCTCCCTTCAACCCGCACCTGAACCTCAAAGACTTTGATGCCCTCATCATGGACCTGGAGAGAGAGCTCTCCAAGCAGATCAACGTGTGTCTGTGA
- the ILVBL gene encoding 2-hydroxyacyl-CoA lyase 2 isoform X1 — protein sequence MRVGPGYRAHGIQVGKRGKATAVRPSLFKPRACSRDTKGAEFLWSQRHFLCHLMETPVAAAPAGDFFPSFLLLGFATLVAALLGAAHRLGLFYQLMHKVDKASIRHGGENVAAVLRAHGVRFLFTLVGGHISPLLVACEKLGIRVVDTRHEVTAVFAADAVARLTGTVGVAAVTAGPGLTNTVTAVKNAQIAQSPVLLLGGAASTLLQNRGALQAIDQMSLFRPLCKFCASVQRVREIIPTLRAAMAAAQSGTPGPVFVELPIDVLYPYFMVQKEMVSAKPPKGLVGQGVSWYLENYLANLFAGAWEPQPEGPLPLDIPQASPQQVQRCVEILSRAKRPLVLLGSQALLPPTPSDKLRVAVETLGVPCFLGGMARGLLGRSHPLHIRQNRSAALKKADVVVLAGTVCDFRLSYGRVLSRSSKIIIVNRNRKEMLMNSDMFWKPQVAVQGDVGSFVVKLAQGLQGQTWASDWAEELRQADRQKEQTFREKASMPVAEHLNPVRVLQLVEETLPDNSILVVDGGDFVGTAAHLVQPRGPLRWLDPGAFGTLGVGAGFALGAKLCQPDAEVWCLFGDGAFGYSLIEFDTFVRHKIPVMALIGNDAGWTQISREQVPCLGSNVACGLAYTGYHKAAMGLGAQGLLLSRESEDQVVKVLHEAQQQCQDGHPVVVNILIGRTDFRDGSIAV from the exons ATGCGCGTCGGGCCGGGCTACAGGGCGCATGGGATCCAAGTGGGCAAAAGGGGCAAGGCAACAGCTGTCCGGCCCAGCCTGTTCAAGCCGCGCGCCTGTTCACGTGACACGAAGGGAGCGGAATTCCTCTGGAGTCAGCGCCATTTCCT GTGCCATCTCATGGAGACGCCCGTGGCTGCCGCCCCTGCTGGGgacttcttcccttctttcctgctCCTGGGTTTCGCGACGCTAGTGGCCGCCTTGCTGGGCGCCGCTCACCGCCTGGGGCTCTTCTACCAGTTGATGCACAAG GTGGACAAGGCGAGCATCCGGCATGGTGGGGAGAATGTGGCAGCCGTGCTGAGGGCCCATGGCGTGCGGTTCCTTTTCACGCTGGTCGGTGGGCATATTTCCCCTCTGCTGGTGGCCTGTGAGAAGCTGGGCATCCGCGTGGTGGACACCCGCCACGAAGTCACAGCCGTCTTTGCTGCTGATGCTGTGGCCCGCCTGACCG GGACAGTGGGCGTGGCGGCAGTGACAGCGGGCCCCGGCCTCACCAACACAGTGACTGCGGTGAAGAATGCCCAGATAGCCCAGTCCCCCGTCCTGCTTCTGGGTGGGGCTGCCAGCACCCTGCTGCAG AACCGGGGCGCACTCCAGGCTATTGATCAGATGTCCCTGTTCCGGCCACTCTGCAAGTTTTGTGCTTCTGTGCAGAGGGTGCGGGAGATCATCCCCACCCTGAGGGCCGCGATGGCTGCTGCTCAGTCGGGCACCCCAG GCCCGGTGTTCGTGGAACTGCCTATTGATGTGCTGTACCCCTACTTCATGGTTCAGAAGGAGATGGTGTCAGCTAAGCCGCCCAAGGGCCTCGTGGGTCAAGGGGTCTCCTG GTACTTAGAGAATTACCTGGCCAACCTCTTTGCAGGAGCCTGGGAGCCTCAGCCTGAGGGGCCCCTGCCTCTGGACATCCCTCAGGCTTCCCCTCAGCAG GTTCAGCGCTGTGTTGAGATCCTGAGCCGGGCCAAAAGGCCCCTTGTGCTGCTTGGGAGCCAGGCCCTGTTGCCTCCGACACCCTCAGACAAACTTCG GGTTGCTGTGGAGACCCTGGGTGTCCCCTGCTTCCTGGGTGGGATGGCGCGGGGGCTGCTGGGCCGGAGCCACCCCCTTCACATCCGGCAGAACCGCAGCGCCGCCCTGAAGAAGGCAGATGTTGTCGTCCTGGCAG GAACGGTGTGTGACTTCCGTCTGTCCTATGGCCGTGTCCTCAGCCGCAGCAGCAAGATCATCATTGTCAACCGTAACCGGAAAGAGATGTTGATGAACTCAGACATGTTCTGGAAGCCCCAGGTGGCTGTGCAAG gcGACGTGGGCTCCTTCGTGGTGAAGCTGGCGCAGGGCCTTCAGGGCCAGACATGGGCCTCAGACTGGGCAGAGGAGCTTCGGCAGGCTGACCGACAGAAGGAGCAGACCTTTCG GGAGAAGGCGTCGATGCCTGTAGCTGAGCACCTTAACCCGGTGCGGGTACTGCAGCTGGTGGAGGAAACTCTGCCCGACAACTCCATTCTGGTGGTCGATGGTGGGGACTTCGTGGGTACAGCCGCCCACCTGGTGCAGCCCCGTGGCCCCCTGCGCTGGCTTGATCCTG GGGCCTTTGGTACTCTGGGGGTTGGTGCAGGATTTGCACTTGGTGCCAAACTGTGTCAGCCAGATGCCGAG GTCTGGTGCCTGTTTGGGGATGGAGCCTTTGGCTACAGCCTCATCGAATTTGACACCTTCGTCAGACACAAG ATCCCAGTGATGGCTTTGATAGGGAATGATGCTGGCTGGACCCAGATTTCCCGGGAGCAGGTGCCCTGTCTGGGCAGCAATGTGGCCTGTGGCTTGGCTTACACTG GTTATCACAAGGCGGCCATGGGACTGGGGGCCCAGGGCTTGCTACTTTCACGAGAGAGTGAGGATCAGGTGGTCAAGGTGCTGCATGAAGCCCAGCAGCAGTGCCAAGATGGCCACCCCGTTGTGGTCAACATCCTCATCGGGAGGACGGACTTCCGAGATGGCTCCATTGCCGTGTAG
- the ILVBL gene encoding 2-hydroxyacyl-CoA lyase 2 isoform X3: METPVAAAPAGDFFPSFLLLGFATLVAALLGAAHRLGLFYQLMHKVDKASIRHGGENVAAVLRAHGVRFLFTLVGGHISPLLVACEKLGIRVVDTRHEVTAVFAADAVARLTGTVGVAAVTAGPGLTNTVTAVKNAQIAQSPVLLLGGAASTLLQNRGALQAIDQMSLFRPLCKFCASVQRVREIIPTLRAAMAAAQSGTPGPVFVELPIDVLYPYFMVQKEMVSAKPPKGLVGQGVSWYLENYLANLFAGAWEPQPEGPLPLDIPQASPQQVQRCVEILSRAKRPLVLLGSQALLPPTPSDKLRVAVETLGVPCFLGGMARGLLGRSHPLHIRQNRSAALKKADVVVLAGTVCDFRLSYGRVLSRSSKIIIVNRNRKEMLMNSDMFWKPQVAVQGDVGSFVVKLAQGLQGQTWASDWAEELRQADRQKEQTFREKASMPVAEHLNPVRVLQLVEETLPDNSILVVDGGDFVGTAAHLVQPRGPLRWLDPGAFGTLGVGAGFALGAKLCQPDAEVWCLFGDGAFGYSLIEFDTFVRHKIPVMALIGNDAGWTQISREQVPCLGSNVACGLAYTGYHKAAMGLGAQGLLLSRESEDQVVKVLHEAQQQCQDGHPVVVNILIGRTDFRDGSIAV; this comes from the exons ATGGAGACGCCCGTGGCTGCCGCCCCTGCTGGGgacttcttcccttctttcctgctCCTGGGTTTCGCGACGCTAGTGGCCGCCTTGCTGGGCGCCGCTCACCGCCTGGGGCTCTTCTACCAGTTGATGCACAAG GTGGACAAGGCGAGCATCCGGCATGGTGGGGAGAATGTGGCAGCCGTGCTGAGGGCCCATGGCGTGCGGTTCCTTTTCACGCTGGTCGGTGGGCATATTTCCCCTCTGCTGGTGGCCTGTGAGAAGCTGGGCATCCGCGTGGTGGACACCCGCCACGAAGTCACAGCCGTCTTTGCTGCTGATGCTGTGGCCCGCCTGACCG GGACAGTGGGCGTGGCGGCAGTGACAGCGGGCCCCGGCCTCACCAACACAGTGACTGCGGTGAAGAATGCCCAGATAGCCCAGTCCCCCGTCCTGCTTCTGGGTGGGGCTGCCAGCACCCTGCTGCAG AACCGGGGCGCACTCCAGGCTATTGATCAGATGTCCCTGTTCCGGCCACTCTGCAAGTTTTGTGCTTCTGTGCAGAGGGTGCGGGAGATCATCCCCACCCTGAGGGCCGCGATGGCTGCTGCTCAGTCGGGCACCCCAG GCCCGGTGTTCGTGGAACTGCCTATTGATGTGCTGTACCCCTACTTCATGGTTCAGAAGGAGATGGTGTCAGCTAAGCCGCCCAAGGGCCTCGTGGGTCAAGGGGTCTCCTG GTACTTAGAGAATTACCTGGCCAACCTCTTTGCAGGAGCCTGGGAGCCTCAGCCTGAGGGGCCCCTGCCTCTGGACATCCCTCAGGCTTCCCCTCAGCAG GTTCAGCGCTGTGTTGAGATCCTGAGCCGGGCCAAAAGGCCCCTTGTGCTGCTTGGGAGCCAGGCCCTGTTGCCTCCGACACCCTCAGACAAACTTCG GGTTGCTGTGGAGACCCTGGGTGTCCCCTGCTTCCTGGGTGGGATGGCGCGGGGGCTGCTGGGCCGGAGCCACCCCCTTCACATCCGGCAGAACCGCAGCGCCGCCCTGAAGAAGGCAGATGTTGTCGTCCTGGCAG GAACGGTGTGTGACTTCCGTCTGTCCTATGGCCGTGTCCTCAGCCGCAGCAGCAAGATCATCATTGTCAACCGTAACCGGAAAGAGATGTTGATGAACTCAGACATGTTCTGGAAGCCCCAGGTGGCTGTGCAAG gcGACGTGGGCTCCTTCGTGGTGAAGCTGGCGCAGGGCCTTCAGGGCCAGACATGGGCCTCAGACTGGGCAGAGGAGCTTCGGCAGGCTGACCGACAGAAGGAGCAGACCTTTCG GGAGAAGGCGTCGATGCCTGTAGCTGAGCACCTTAACCCGGTGCGGGTACTGCAGCTGGTGGAGGAAACTCTGCCCGACAACTCCATTCTGGTGGTCGATGGTGGGGACTTCGTGGGTACAGCCGCCCACCTGGTGCAGCCCCGTGGCCCCCTGCGCTGGCTTGATCCTG GGGCCTTTGGTACTCTGGGGGTTGGTGCAGGATTTGCACTTGGTGCCAAACTGTGTCAGCCAGATGCCGAG GTCTGGTGCCTGTTTGGGGATGGAGCCTTTGGCTACAGCCTCATCGAATTTGACACCTTCGTCAGACACAAG ATCCCAGTGATGGCTTTGATAGGGAATGATGCTGGCTGGACCCAGATTTCCCGGGAGCAGGTGCCCTGTCTGGGCAGCAATGTGGCCTGTGGCTTGGCTTACACTG GTTATCACAAGGCGGCCATGGGACTGGGGGCCCAGGGCTTGCTACTTTCACGAGAGAGTGAGGATCAGGTGGTCAAGGTGCTGCATGAAGCCCAGCAGCAGTGCCAAGATGGCCACCCCGTTGTGGTCAACATCCTCATCGGGAGGACGGACTTCCGAGATGGCTCCATTGCCGTGTAG
- the ILVBL gene encoding 2-hydroxyacyl-CoA lyase 2 isoform X2, with translation MSKRGGASRRSFEKQPCPFSLRCHLMETPVAAAPAGDFFPSFLLLGFATLVAALLGAAHRLGLFYQLMHKVDKASIRHGGENVAAVLRAHGVRFLFTLVGGHISPLLVACEKLGIRVVDTRHEVTAVFAADAVARLTGTVGVAAVTAGPGLTNTVTAVKNAQIAQSPVLLLGGAASTLLQNRGALQAIDQMSLFRPLCKFCASVQRVREIIPTLRAAMAAAQSGTPGPVFVELPIDVLYPYFMVQKEMVSAKPPKGLVGQGVSWYLENYLANLFAGAWEPQPEGPLPLDIPQASPQQVQRCVEILSRAKRPLVLLGSQALLPPTPSDKLRVAVETLGVPCFLGGMARGLLGRSHPLHIRQNRSAALKKADVVVLAGTVCDFRLSYGRVLSRSSKIIIVNRNRKEMLMNSDMFWKPQVAVQGDVGSFVVKLAQGLQGQTWASDWAEELRQADRQKEQTFREKASMPVAEHLNPVRVLQLVEETLPDNSILVVDGGDFVGTAAHLVQPRGPLRWLDPGAFGTLGVGAGFALGAKLCQPDAEVWCLFGDGAFGYSLIEFDTFVRHKIPVMALIGNDAGWTQISREQVPCLGSNVACGLAYTGYHKAAMGLGAQGLLLSRESEDQVVKVLHEAQQQCQDGHPVVVNILIGRTDFRDGSIAV, from the exons ATGTCAAAGAGAGGCGGGGCTTCCCGCCGATCCTTTGAGAAGCAG CCCTGCCCTTTCTCCCTTAGGTGCCATCTCATGGAGACGCCCGTGGCTGCCGCCCCTGCTGGGgacttcttcccttctttcctgctCCTGGGTTTCGCGACGCTAGTGGCCGCCTTGCTGGGCGCCGCTCACCGCCTGGGGCTCTTCTACCAGTTGATGCACAAG GTGGACAAGGCGAGCATCCGGCATGGTGGGGAGAATGTGGCAGCCGTGCTGAGGGCCCATGGCGTGCGGTTCCTTTTCACGCTGGTCGGTGGGCATATTTCCCCTCTGCTGGTGGCCTGTGAGAAGCTGGGCATCCGCGTGGTGGACACCCGCCACGAAGTCACAGCCGTCTTTGCTGCTGATGCTGTGGCCCGCCTGACCG GGACAGTGGGCGTGGCGGCAGTGACAGCGGGCCCCGGCCTCACCAACACAGTGACTGCGGTGAAGAATGCCCAGATAGCCCAGTCCCCCGTCCTGCTTCTGGGTGGGGCTGCCAGCACCCTGCTGCAG AACCGGGGCGCACTCCAGGCTATTGATCAGATGTCCCTGTTCCGGCCACTCTGCAAGTTTTGTGCTTCTGTGCAGAGGGTGCGGGAGATCATCCCCACCCTGAGGGCCGCGATGGCTGCTGCTCAGTCGGGCACCCCAG GCCCGGTGTTCGTGGAACTGCCTATTGATGTGCTGTACCCCTACTTCATGGTTCAGAAGGAGATGGTGTCAGCTAAGCCGCCCAAGGGCCTCGTGGGTCAAGGGGTCTCCTG GTACTTAGAGAATTACCTGGCCAACCTCTTTGCAGGAGCCTGGGAGCCTCAGCCTGAGGGGCCCCTGCCTCTGGACATCCCTCAGGCTTCCCCTCAGCAG GTTCAGCGCTGTGTTGAGATCCTGAGCCGGGCCAAAAGGCCCCTTGTGCTGCTTGGGAGCCAGGCCCTGTTGCCTCCGACACCCTCAGACAAACTTCG GGTTGCTGTGGAGACCCTGGGTGTCCCCTGCTTCCTGGGTGGGATGGCGCGGGGGCTGCTGGGCCGGAGCCACCCCCTTCACATCCGGCAGAACCGCAGCGCCGCCCTGAAGAAGGCAGATGTTGTCGTCCTGGCAG GAACGGTGTGTGACTTCCGTCTGTCCTATGGCCGTGTCCTCAGCCGCAGCAGCAAGATCATCATTGTCAACCGTAACCGGAAAGAGATGTTGATGAACTCAGACATGTTCTGGAAGCCCCAGGTGGCTGTGCAAG gcGACGTGGGCTCCTTCGTGGTGAAGCTGGCGCAGGGCCTTCAGGGCCAGACATGGGCCTCAGACTGGGCAGAGGAGCTTCGGCAGGCTGACCGACAGAAGGAGCAGACCTTTCG GGAGAAGGCGTCGATGCCTGTAGCTGAGCACCTTAACCCGGTGCGGGTACTGCAGCTGGTGGAGGAAACTCTGCCCGACAACTCCATTCTGGTGGTCGATGGTGGGGACTTCGTGGGTACAGCCGCCCACCTGGTGCAGCCCCGTGGCCCCCTGCGCTGGCTTGATCCTG GGGCCTTTGGTACTCTGGGGGTTGGTGCAGGATTTGCACTTGGTGCCAAACTGTGTCAGCCAGATGCCGAG GTCTGGTGCCTGTTTGGGGATGGAGCCTTTGGCTACAGCCTCATCGAATTTGACACCTTCGTCAGACACAAG ATCCCAGTGATGGCTTTGATAGGGAATGATGCTGGCTGGACCCAGATTTCCCGGGAGCAGGTGCCCTGTCTGGGCAGCAATGTGGCCTGTGGCTTGGCTTACACTG GTTATCACAAGGCGGCCATGGGACTGGGGGCCCAGGGCTTGCTACTTTCACGAGAGAGTGAGGATCAGGTGGTCAAGGTGCTGCATGAAGCCCAGCAGCAGTGCCAAGATGGCCACCCCGTTGTGGTCAACATCCTCATCGGGAGGACGGACTTCCGAGATGGCTCCATTGCCGTGTAG